One segment of Massilia sp. Se16.2.3 DNA contains the following:
- a CDS encoding class I SAM-dependent methyltransferase: protein MFAHARRMTQTTLDFDALLALGQALQDAGYRFTTVTPATHRRVNGREENAWARDLRGVFGWSRPFREDTLPAHIFALMRRAGVVSEREASRGGGLCATVRASTIGERLYFHSRFPTSDDDAVFFGPDTYRYIAAAQRAMTRLATPGRAVDIGAGSGAGAIEVAARFPEAQVVAADINARALELVAVNARLAGTARVETRHSDLLKDLDGGFDLVLSNPPPSSTPTSCATATAATCMGPACRWRSSKPRSIASTRAAPCCSTRASRLSTAATNSATSLLHAWTRPVRAGRMKSSTRTFSAASSTAKATRTWNGSRLCGCKPRDALDQQETQAYRRAVVAYTHQSCGLILLLEDIALHQFIFP, encoded by the coding sequence GTGTTCGCGCATGCTCGCCGGATGACCCAGACCACTCTCGACTTCGACGCCCTGCTCGCGCTGGGCCAGGCCCTGCAGGATGCAGGCTACCGTTTCACCACCGTCACCCCTGCCACCCACCGGCGCGTCAATGGCCGCGAGGAGAACGCCTGGGCGCGCGACCTGCGCGGCGTGTTCGGCTGGAGCCGGCCGTTTCGCGAGGACACCCTGCCCGCGCACATCTTCGCGCTGATGCGGCGCGCCGGTGTCGTCAGCGAGCGCGAGGCCAGCCGCGGCGGCGGCCTGTGCGCCACCGTGCGCGCCTCGACGATCGGCGAGCGCCTGTACTTCCACTCGCGATTCCCCACCAGCGACGACGATGCCGTGTTCTTCGGCCCCGATACCTACCGCTACATCGCCGCGGCGCAGCGCGCCATGACCAGGCTGGCAACGCCCGGCCGGGCGGTCGATATCGGGGCCGGCAGCGGCGCCGGCGCGATCGAAGTGGCGGCGCGTTTTCCAGAAGCGCAGGTGGTCGCCGCCGACATCAACGCGCGCGCGCTCGAACTGGTCGCCGTGAATGCGCGCCTGGCGGGCACCGCGCGCGTCGAGACGCGCCACAGCGATCTGCTGAAGGACCTCGACGGCGGCTTCGACCTGGTGCTATCGAATCCCCCCCCATCCTCGACCCCGACAAGCTGCGCTACCGCCACGGCGGCGACATGCATGGGGCCGGCCTGTCGCTGGCGATCGTCGAAGCCGCGCTCGATCGCCTCAACCCGGGCGGCACCCTGCTGCTCTACACGGGCATCGCGATTGTCGACGGCCGCGACGAATTCCGCGACGTCATTGCTCCACGCCTGGACGCGACCTGTCCGGGCTGGACGTATGAAGAGCTCGACCCGGACATTTTCGGCGGCCAGCTCGACTGCGAAGGCTACGAGGACGTGGAACGGATCGCGGCTGTGTGGTTGCAAGCCACGCGACGCGCTTGACCAGCAGGAGACGCAGGCGTACCGGCGCGCTGTTGTTGCGTACACACATCAATCATGTGGCCTCATCCTCTTGCTTGAAGACATTGCTCTGCATCAATTTATATTTCCGTAG